The sequence below is a genomic window from Bradyrhizobium septentrionale.
CTCGATCGGCTGGCCGTCCTATCGCTACGAATATTATCTCGCGGAAGCGCAGGCGTTCCAGGCGCAGGCGCTGAGCCTGATCTATGAGGGCGTGTTCGGGAAGTATCCGGGATTGACTGTGGTGCTGATGGAGTCCGGCGTCAGCTGGCTGCCGGCGTTCATGTGGCGCGCCAACAAGACCTGGCGCGGCGTGCGTGTCGAGGTGCCGTGGGTCGAGCGCGAGCCGGCCGCGATCATCCGCGATCATTTCCGCGTCACCATGCAGCCGTTCGATGGCCCGCCGGATGCGACCGGCGTTGCCGATGTGATCGACCAGATCGGCTCCGACAAGATGTTCCTGTTCGCGTCCGACTATCCGCACTGGCAGTTCGACGGCGACGATCCGATCCCGCGATATCTGCCTGACAGTATCGTCAAGCGGATGTGCGAGGATAATCCGCTGGAGACCTTTCCGCGCCTGAAGCTCGATTCCTAGTTCGCGCGCATGATCCGGAAAAGTGGGAACCGGTTTTCCGATAAGATCATGCGCCAAACAAAATGGAGGATCGCATGAGTGACGTCATCGACCGCCCGATGCTCGATCAGGAGACCACCGCCGCGACACGGCTCAAGATCATCGATTGTGATATTCATCCGAGCATCCATGCGCACAGCGACCTCAACGAGTTCCTGCCAAAACGCTGGCAGCAGCATCTGAAGGAATATGGCAGTCATCTGCGCACGCCCTATATCGGCACCACGCCCTATCCGCGCTCCTCGCCGCTGATCGCGCGGCGCGATGCCTGGCCGCCGACCGGCGGGGTGCCCGGCTCCGATCTCGAATTCATGCGCAAGCAGCATCTCGATCCCTTCGATGTCGAGTTCGGGATCTTGCAGGTGCTCGACCTCTTCATCTTCTCGCAGCAGAATCTGGAGTTCGGCGCCGCGATCCAGCGCGCCATCAACGACTGGCAGCTCGCGTTCTGGGCGCATCGCGATCCGCGCCTGAAGGCCTCGATCCTGGTCGGGCAGGATGGCTCCGACCTCGGCCTCGCCGAAATCGAGCGCTGCGCCAGGACGGGCGAATACATCCAGATCAACGTCTCGCCGCGCGCCAACGAGCCGCTCGGCCGCCGCCGCTACTGGCCGATCTATCAACGCGCGCAGGAGCTCGATCTGCCGCTCGGCATCCATGTCGGCGGCTATGGCGGGCATGCGCCGACCGGCGGTGGCTGGCCGTCCTATTACTGCGAGGAGCATCAGTCGAACGCGCACACGGTGGCCTCGAACCTCACCAGCCTTGTACTGGAAGGTGTTCCCGAGCGCTTCCCGAAGCTGAAGATCGTGTTCATCGAGGGCGGCTTCGGCTGGATTCCCGCGACCATGTGGCGGATGGACCAGCATTTCGAGCGCTTCCGCAGCGAGGTACCGCATCTCAAGCGCAAGCCGAGCGAATATGTGAAGCAGCATTTCTGGTTCACGACCCAGCCGATCGACGAGCCCGATGAAGCAAGGCATCTGCGTCAGCTGATCGAATGGGTCGGCATCGACCGTCTGCTGTTCTCGTCGGACTATCCGCACTGGGACTATGACGACGCGCGCTACGCGTTCAAGACACCGCTGACGGAGGCCGAGCGGCGCAAGATCTTCAACGCCAACGCCCGCGCGGTCTACAAGTTCTAGGATCATGGCCCGCCACATCGTCGCGCGTACCAGTGAGATTCCTGCCGGCGGCAACAAGGTGTTCGGCCTCGAGGGCCGCGACATCGTCGTGTTCCACGTCAATGGCGAGTTCTTCGCGCTGCTCAATCGCTGCCCGCATGAGGGCGCGCCGCTGGAGAAGGCGGCCTGCGTCGCGCGGCTGACCTCGCCCGAGCCCGGCATCTATCAGCGCGACCGCGTCGGCGAGATGCTGCGCTGTCCGTGGCACGGCTGGGAATTCGCCATGCGCAACGGCCAGTCCTGGTTCGACCCGAAACGCTTCAGGATCCGCTCCTATCCGGTTGCGGTCGAGAGCGGCGCGGAGTTGCAGAAGGGGCCGTATGTGGCCGAGACGTTCCCGGTGCACATCGAGGACAATTACGTGATCGTCGAGGTGTAAGGGCGCAGTCCGCCTCCGAGAGATTTATTGCGAAAGATGCAATAATGAAGTGTCATCGTCGACGATTATAATGTAACGTGCAATGAGCCATCTTGAGCACGCGGTCGGGAATGGATCCCGTCCACGACATCAGGAACGGCATCATGAAGCTCTATCACTTCGCTCTTTCCGGCCACGCGCATCGCGCCCGCCTGTTCATTTCCCTGCTGGGCATTCCCCACGAGCTGGTCGAGGTCGACCTCAAGTCCGCCGCGCAGAAGACGCCGGAATTCCTCGCGCTCAATCCGTTCGGCCAGGTGCCGGTGCTGGACGATGACGGCACCGTCATTGCCGATTCCAACGCGATCCTGGTCTACCTCGCGACCAAGCTCGGCCGCACCGACTGGCTGCCGGCGGATGCGAAGGGCGCCGCCGCGGTGCAGCGCTGGCTGGCGGTCGCCGCCGGCGATCTCGCGTTCGGGCCTGCTGCTGCGCGGCTCATCACCGTGTTCGGCGCCAAGCACAATCCGGACGACGTGATCGCTCGCGCCCATGTCCTGCTGAAGCGGCTCGAGGTGCATCTTGCAGGTCGCGACTGGCTGGTCGGCACGGGACCGACGATCGCCGATGTTGCGCTCTACAGCTATCTGTCGAGCGCGCCCGAGGGCAATGTCGATCTCTCCGGCTATTCCCGCGTCAATGCCTTCCTGCGCCGGATCGAGGCGCTGCCGGGCTTCGTACCTTTCGCCAAGACCCGCGTCGGTCTGGCTACGGCAGCGTAACGTGCTGACCGGGCGTGCCTTCGGGCGCGCCCGTCCAACCCCCGAAGGGGAGGGCTGTGAGATGAGCGACAGGCGAACCAAGAGCAAGCTCGCGGCCTGGCACGCGGGCGAAAAGGCGATCCAGCAGAAGGTCGGCGTGGCCGAGAAGATGGAGGCCGTCGGCCGGCGCGCGGTGCGCGACTTCATGCCCGACCAGCACCGCGAGTTCTTCGCGCAAATTCCCTTCATCGTCGTCGGCAGCGTGGACCGCAGCGGCGACGCATGGGCCTCGCTGCTCGCCGGCCGGCCCGGCTTCATCGCCTCGCCGACGCCGCACAGCCTCGAGATCGATGCGCGGCCCGACCCCAGCGATCCCGTCAGCGAGGGCATGCGCGACGGCGATGCGATTGGATTGCTGGGGATCGAGCTGCACACGCGGCGCCGCAACCGTGCGAACGGGTTGCTTGGTGCATCGTCGGGCAAGGTGCTCAACTTCGAACTCGATCAGAGCTTCGGCAATTGCCCGCAGTACATCCAGCTGCGCGATTTCCGCTTCGTGCGCGAGCCGGATCAGCCGTTCACCGGAGAGATCGAGCGGAGCTCGACGCTTGATCAGGCCGCGCGCGACATGATCAAGGCGGCCGACACGTTCTTCGTGGCGTCCTATGCCGAGCGCGAGGACCGTCGCCAGGTCGACGTCTCGCATCGCGGCGGCAGAGCGGGCTTCGTTCGGGTTGGCGACGACGGCACGCTGACGATCCCCGATTTCGCCGGCAATCTGTTCTTCAACACGCTCGGCAACATCCACCTCAACGGCAAGGCCGGGCTGGTGTTTGCCGATTTCGAAACCGGCGACCTGCTGCAACTGAGCGGTGACGCCGAGGTGATCCTGGACTCGCCGGAGATCGCGGCGTTCCAGGGCGCCGAACGGCTGTGGAGCTTCCGCGCCCGCCGCGTGGTGCGCCGGCGCGGCGCGCGGCCGCTGCGCTGGGCGTTCCGGGCCGACGGCGGGTCGCCGAATGCGTTGATGACCGGCGACTGGACGCAGGTCGCCGACCGCATCCGCGCGGCCGAGCTTGCGAGGCAATGGCGTCCGTTCAAGGTGACCGACATCGTCGACGAGAGCCGCTCGATCCGCTCGTTTCACTTGCAGCCGGACGACGGGGCAGGGTTGCTTCCGCACCAGGCGGGACAGCATCTGCCGATCCGCCTCTCGATCCCGGGGACGGACAAGCCTGTCATCCGCACCTACACGCTCTCGGTTGCGCCGTCAGACGGCATGTATCGCATCAGCGTGAAGCGCGACGGCCTGGTGTCGCAGCATCTCCACGACCAGGTCCATGTCGGCGACATCATCGAGGCGCGCGCGCCGAGCGGCGGCTTCACGATCGATGCGCGCGAGAAGCGGCCCGCGGTGCTGCTCGCCGGTGGCGTCGGCATCACGCCGATGCTCGCGATGCTGCGCCACGTGATCTACGAAGGCCTGCGTACCCGCGGCGTCCGGCCGACCTTCCTGTTCCAGGCCGCGCATACGACTCAAGATCGCGCGTTCGACGACGAATTGCGGCAACTGGCCGAGGCCGCCGGCGGCGCCGTGCGGATCGTCCGCGTGCTCGGTGACGTCGATGGCGCCGAGCAGGGCAGAGACTACGACGCCGCGGGGCGGATCGACATGGCGCTGCTGTCGCGCGTCCTGCCGTTCAACGATTACGACTTCTATCTGTGCGGGCCGCCGCAGTTCACGCAGTCACTCTATGACGCCCTGCGCGGCTACAACATTGCCGACGCCAGGATTCATGCTGAGGCCTTCGGCCCGTCGTCGCTGGTGCGGAAGCCCGACGTGGTCACTGCCGCGCCGCCTCCGCGCCGGCCGCCCGCGACCACGTCGGTCCCGGTGGCCTTCACTGCGTCGCTGAAGGAGGCGCGCTGGACGCCGGAATCGGGAACGCTGCTTGAGCTGGCGGAAGAGCGCGGTCTCAGTCCCGTGTTCAGTTGCCGCGAAGGCAATTGCGGAACCTGCCGAACCAGATTGCTGGCAGGCGCGGTGACTTATGTGAAGGAGCCCACCGCTGAGGTGGCCGATGACGAGGTGCTGATCTGCTGCGCCGTGCCGGCGAAGCCGGAGGCCGAGGGCGAGGACCGGATCCAGCTCGATCTCTGACCGGCCGCGTTCGCCGACCACTCGGCCCGCGCAGCGCCGTCGCAGATGCTCAGCCCATGCTGCCCGGCATGAAGCAGCGCGGCCGCGGGTGGCCATCCAGGTAATACGGCCAGACCATGGTACGGCCGGCACGGTTCGGCCCGGCGACGACGGCGTCGTCGGGAACGTCGACCCACTCGCCCTCGAGGCGCACCCGATAGTGGCCGTCCTTGGTGTCCCAATCGGCGTCGTCGACGCGCCTGGCGTCACTGCCGTCGCAGCAGGGTCCCTTGCCGCTTTGCAGGCTCTCATACCAGGCGTTCAGCTCGGCATGCTGGTGATCATGGGCTTGAGCCGGACCAATCCTTGGCATCGCCAGCAGAGCGGTGAACAAAACGAGCGTCGCACGCGAAAACGGTTTGTGCATCTGATCCCCAGATCCGGAAAGCCCATGGTAGCCAATCCGGACATGGTCATCGGGCGCGCTACATCAATAAGATGATGAGCGTCATATATTCACATTCATGCGAGGGCGCGGAGTGAGCCAGGTCAGGCCGGGGGCCGGCAAAGTCAGGCGAGCAGGCCCATCACCTGGTCGATCACGGCCTTCACCTGCCTCGAATCCGGCCTCTGGTGCGCGAGCGCCAGCAGTCCGGCATGCACCACCATGATCGTGTGCGCAGTGATGTCAGGGTCAAAGCCCTTCCTGAACTGGGCGCGATCGGCGCGCAGCCGCGTGCGCAACAGCTCTTCGAGCCGCCTGTTGTAGCGCTCGATGCTCTTGCGGACCTCGGCCTGATCGAGCGAGCCGTCGGTCGCGGAATTGATCGACAGGCAGCCGCGCTGTCCCTTCTCGCCTGAGCAATAGGGGATGAATCCGGTGAGCCACTGCCTGATGGCCTCGCGCGCAGGCCCCGGCTGCGCCAGCGTGCGCTCGGCCCAACCCAGAATGCCGTCGTGGTAGCGATCGAGCACCTTGAGGAACAGCGCACTCTTGTCGCCGAACGCCGCGTAGAGGCTGGGCTTGGCGATGCCGCTCGCCGCCGTGATCTCGTCGAGCGAGGCTGCCTGAAACCCCTTCTGCCAGAATACCTGACGGGCGATTTCCAGGACGTCGTCCGGATCGAAGCTGCGCGGCCTTGCCATACCGCTGTTTTATGTACTCCCGCGTCGGATGTGAAGCCTTCACCTTGCTGTGGAGGCTATCAGGGCCATTGACGCACCCATATTCTGTACTTACAAGTACATAACGAAATCGGGAGATGGTGCCATGAAAGCGGTTCAGGTTGTTGCGTTCGGACGTCCTGCTGATGTGGTCAAGCTCAACGAGGTGGCTGATGTGGGCAGCCCCGGCCCCAGCGAGGTGGTGGTCGCCGTCGAGGCGGCGCCGATCAACAACTCGGATTTCATGATCATGGCGGGGCGCTACGGCTATCTGCCGTCGCCGCCGGCCACGCTCGGCATCGAGGGCGTCGGGCGGGTGATCGCCGCGGGATCGCAGGTGAAGAACCTCAGGGAGGGCGACCGTACGCTGATTCCGTTCACGGTCCCGACCTGGACCGAACGCGTCAAATTCGCGGCGTCGTGGCAGCGTCCGCTGCCCGAAAGCGCCGACGTTCAGCAGCTCTCCATGATCGGGGTCAATCCGGCGACCGCCTATCTGCTGCTGACCGATTTCGTCAAAGTCGCGCGCGGCTGGGTGATCCAGAACGGCGCCAACTCGGCGACCGCGCGCGCGGTGATCGGCATCGCCAAATCGCTCGGCCTCAAGACGGTCAACGTCGTGCGGCGCGAGGAGGTCGTGGATGAGGTCAAAGCAATCGGCGGCGATATCGTGCTGGTCGACGGACCCGACCTCGCCAAGTGCGTCGCCAGGGAGACTGGTGGGGCGCCGATCCAGCTGGCACTCGACGTCGTCGGCGGCACGTCGGCCTTGAACCTGATGAACTGCCTGGCATCGAAGGGCGTGCTGGTCATCTACAGCGCGATGAGCGGACAGCCGTTCTCAGGTTCGGCCCTGAGCGTGATCTTCAATGAAGTGTCGGTGCGCGGCTTCTGGCTGGGACATTGGGGCAAGACCGCAACGGACAAGGCATTGGCCACGATGTACGATCATCTGGTGCCGATGGTCGCATCGGGCGCGATCAGCGCGCCGGTCGTCGGGACCTACGGCCTCGAGGGATTCTCGGAAGCGATTGCCAAGGCGGCGGCGTTCAAGGGCAAGGTGATCTTCACGCCCAACTAGGGCACGCGATCGCGCCGCGCAAGGCGGAGTGGCAGCGTGAACTGGCCATCTTTGACGTTGAGCTCCAGTGTGATGGCAAGTCGGTGCAACGCGGCGGCGGCGCGTTCGTGCTCGACCGTCCGCTGAAGGTCGAATTGCTGGCAAAGGATCCGCACAACCCGCCCCTCAGTGCCGGCGAGGTGATTTCCACGGGCACCTTGACCCTCCCGATGCCGATCAAGCCGGGCGAGCGCTGGACCACGAAAGCCGCCGGCATTTCCTCGAAGACATCACCGTTCGGTTTGCTTGACCTCGCGTCGCGCCAGGCGGGGATAGTCATGCGATTATCTAAGTTTAGCACGTCAGCGCCACGACCGCCGGGGTGCGCCATCATTGCCATTGCATCTTGAGACCCGGCCGGCTTACCGCTACCAGTGCAATTCGGAAGCGGTGCCAGGCGCATCGGAAAAGGAACGTTTCTCATGGCAAACACGACGGCGGAGCTTGAAGGGCTCCTGATGCAGCGGTCGCTGACCGATCCGCAGCTTTTGGCCGCGGCGGAAGCGGCGTCGGACTTCCGGATCCTGCCGGATGCCACCGTGATCAAGATCGGCGGCCAGAGCGTCATCGACCGCGGCCGCGCCGCGGTCTATCCGCTGGTCGACGAGATCGTCGCGGCGCGCAAGGCGCACAAGCTTCTGATCGGGACCGGGGCGGGCACCCGCGCCCGGCATCTCTATTCGATCGCGGCCGGGCTTCGGCTGCCGGCCGGCGTGCTGTCGCAACTCGGCGCCTCGGTCGCCGATCAGAACGCCGTAATGCTGGGGCAGCTGCTGGCCAAGCACGGCATCTCCGCGGTCAGCGGCGCCGGGCTTTCGGCCGTGCCGCTCTATCTCGCCGAGGTGAACGCGGTGATCTTCAGCGGCATGCCGCCTTATGGCTTGTGGATGCGCCCCGCACCCGAAGGCATGATCCCGCCCTACCGCACCGACGCCGGATGCTTCCTGGTTGCCGAGCAGTTCGGCTGCAAGGCGATGATCTATGTGAAGGACGAGAACGGCCTCTATAACGCGAACCCCAAGACCTCGAAGGGCGCCACCTTCATTCCGAAAATCTCGGTGGCCGAGATGAAGGCGAAGGGATTGCAGGATTCGATCCTCGAATTCCCGGTGCTCGATCTGCTCGCCGCCGCGCGCCATGTCCGCCAGGTGCAGGTCGTCAATGGCCTTGTCCCCGGCAATC
It includes:
- a CDS encoding TetR/AcrR family transcriptional regulator, whose product is MARPRSFDPDDVLEIARQVFWQKGFQAASLDEITAASGIAKPSLYAAFGDKSALFLKVLDRYHDGILGWAERTLAQPGPAREAIRQWLTGFIPYCSGEKGQRGCLSINSATDGSLDQAEVRKSIERYNRRLEELLRTRLRADRAQFRKGFDPDITAHTIMVVHAGLLALAHQRPDSRQVKAVIDQVMGLLA
- a CDS encoding uridine kinase codes for the protein MANTTAELEGLLMQRSLTDPQLLAAAEAASDFRILPDATVIKIGGQSVIDRGRAAVYPLVDEIVAARKAHKLLIGTGAGTRARHLYSIAAGLRLPAGVLSQLGASVADQNAVMLGQLLAKHGISAVSGAGLSAVPLYLAEVNAVIFSGMPPYGLWMRPAPEGMIPPYRTDAGCFLVAEQFGCKAMIYVKDENGLYNANPKTSKGATFIPKISVAEMKAKGLQDSILEFPVLDLLAAARHVRQVQVVNGLVPGNLTRALAGEHVGTIITAS
- a CDS encoding amidohydrolase family protein, yielding MSDVIDRPMLDQETTAATRLKIIDCDIHPSIHAHSDLNEFLPKRWQQHLKEYGSHLRTPYIGTTPYPRSSPLIARRDAWPPTGGVPGSDLEFMRKQHLDPFDVEFGILQVLDLFIFSQQNLEFGAAIQRAINDWQLAFWAHRDPRLKASILVGQDGSDLGLAEIERCARTGEYIQINVSPRANEPLGRRRYWPIYQRAQELDLPLGIHVGGYGGHAPTGGGWPSYYCEEHQSNAHTVASNLTSLVLEGVPERFPKLKIVFIEGGFGWIPATMWRMDQHFERFRSEVPHLKRKPSEYVKQHFWFTTQPIDEPDEARHLRQLIEWVGIDRLLFSSDYPHWDYDDARYAFKTPLTEAERRKIFNANARAVYKF
- a CDS encoding Rieske (2Fe-2S) protein; this encodes MARHIVARTSEIPAGGNKVFGLEGRDIVVFHVNGEFFALLNRCPHEGAPLEKAACVARLTSPEPGIYQRDRVGEMLRCPWHGWEFAMRNGQSWFDPKRFRIRSYPVAVESGAELQKGPYVAETFPVHIEDNYVIVEV
- a CDS encoding zinc-dependent alcohol dehydrogenase family protein produces the protein MKAVQVVAFGRPADVVKLNEVADVGSPGPSEVVVAVEAAPINNSDFMIMAGRYGYLPSPPATLGIEGVGRVIAAGSQVKNLREGDRTLIPFTVPTWTERVKFAASWQRPLPESADVQQLSMIGVNPATAYLLLTDFVKVARGWVIQNGANSATARAVIGIAKSLGLKTVNVVRREEVVDEVKAIGGDIVLVDGPDLAKCVARETGGAPIQLALDVVGGTSALNLMNCLASKGVLVIYSAMSGQPFSGSALSVIFNEVSVRGFWLGHWGKTATDKALATMYDHLVPMVASGAISAPVVGTYGLEGFSEAIAKAAAFKGKVIFTPN
- a CDS encoding glutathione S-transferase family protein produces the protein MKLYHFALSGHAHRARLFISLLGIPHELVEVDLKSAAQKTPEFLALNPFGQVPVLDDDGTVIADSNAILVYLATKLGRTDWLPADAKGAAAVQRWLAVAAGDLAFGPAAARLITVFGAKHNPDDVIARAHVLLKRLEVHLAGRDWLVGTGPTIADVALYSYLSSAPEGNVDLSGYSRVNAFLRRIEALPGFVPFAKTRVGLATAA
- a CDS encoding pyridoxamine 5'-phosphate oxidase family protein, yielding MSDRRTKSKLAAWHAGEKAIQQKVGVAEKMEAVGRRAVRDFMPDQHREFFAQIPFIVVGSVDRSGDAWASLLAGRPGFIASPTPHSLEIDARPDPSDPVSEGMRDGDAIGLLGIELHTRRRNRANGLLGASSGKVLNFELDQSFGNCPQYIQLRDFRFVREPDQPFTGEIERSSTLDQAARDMIKAADTFFVASYAEREDRRQVDVSHRGGRAGFVRVGDDGTLTIPDFAGNLFFNTLGNIHLNGKAGLVFADFETGDLLQLSGDAEVILDSPEIAAFQGAERLWSFRARRVVRRRGARPLRWAFRADGGSPNALMTGDWTQVADRIRAAELARQWRPFKVTDIVDESRSIRSFHLQPDDGAGLLPHQAGQHLPIRLSIPGTDKPVIRTYTLSVAPSDGMYRISVKRDGLVSQHLHDQVHVGDIIEARAPSGGFTIDAREKRPAVLLAGGVGITPMLAMLRHVIYEGLRTRGVRPTFLFQAAHTTQDRAFDDELRQLAEAAGGAVRIVRVLGDVDGAEQGRDYDAAGRIDMALLSRVLPFNDYDFYLCGPPQFTQSLYDALRGYNIADARIHAEAFGPSSLVRKPDVVTAAPPPRRPPATTSVPVAFTASLKEARWTPESGTLLELAEERGLSPVFSCREGNCGTCRTRLLAGAVTYVKEPTAEVADDEVLICCAVPAKPEAEGEDRIQLDL